A segment of the Sphingomonas cannabina genome:
CGACGCCAATCTGCGCGCGGCCGCGGCGGATCATCTCGACAAGGACGAGTTGGCGTCGCTCGCACGCCACGCCTGGCTTTGTTGAGAGCCGGCGAAGCGACGGCGGAACTGACTCCGTTTCGGAGGAGCGTCTTCCCACGTACCGGTGAACGCTCCGATGTGAAGCAGGTCCGCCCTTCCGCCCCTTGCGGCGCGCGATAGCCTTCCCTCAAGCGGGGAGGCTCCGAAACGGATGAAGGATGCCTTTTGGACTGGTTTGGATCACGCAATGTTCCGCCGCGGCTACGGGCGCGGGAGGCGGGACGTGGAGATCGCCAATCATCTCTTCTACGGTGACAATCTCGATGTGCTGCGCGAGCACATACCGGACGAGAGCGTCGATCTGATCTATCTCGACCCGCCGTTCAATTCGAACGCCGGCTACAACGTGCTGTTCAAGGCCGCGAACGGCGCCGGCGCCGATGCCAGCATCCAGGCGTTCGACGATACCTGGACATGGGGGGACGGTTCCAAGGAAGCTTTGCTGGACATCGCCGCCGGGACCAACCGGGCGCTGCAGGTGATGATGGAAGCGATGCACGCGGCGATCGGCGAGAATCCGCTGATGGCCTATCTGGCGATGATGGCGGTGCGGCTGGTCGAGCTCCACCGCGTGCTCAAGCCGACCGGAAGCCTTTACCTCCACTGCGATCCGACCGCGAGCCACTATCTGAAGCTGGTGCTCGACGCCGTGTTCGGCGGCGAGAATTTCGTCAACGAGATCATCTGGAAGCGCAGTGATTCCAAGAACGACGTCGGTCAGGGCGCCCGGCACTTCGGACGCGTGAACGATACGATCCTCTTTTATCAGAAATCCGACAGAAGGATCTGGAATCCCCAGTTCACGGCACTGGACGAAACCTATATCGCCAAATTCTATCGCTATGCCGACCCGGACGGCCGCCGCTGGAAGCTGGACAATATGCTCGGCCCCGGCGGCGCAGCCAAAGGCAATCCCGAATATGAAGTGATGGGGGTCAAGCGGTTCTGGCGATATTCGCGCGAGCGGATGGAAGAGTTGATCGCCGCCGGCCGTGTCATTCAGACGAAGCCGGGCAACGTCCCGATGTACAAGCGCTATCTCGACGAATCCAAGGGGACGTCGGTCACGACGAACTGGTCCGACATCAGCATGATCCGGGGATGGTCGGCGGAGAAGCTCGGCTATCCCACGCAGAAGCCCCGCGCGCTTCTGGAACGTATCATCTCGGCCTCGTCCAATCCCGGTGATGTCGTGCTCGATCCCTTCTGCGGTTGCGGGACCGCGGTCGATGCCGCGCAGAAGCTCGGCCGGCGATGGATCGGGATCGACGTCACTCATATCGCCATCGGCATGATCGAGGACCGGATGCGCAGCGCCTATCCTGGTATCTCCTTCGAGACGGTCGGCGTCCCGCGCGATCTCGCCAGCGCCGAAAAACTGGCCACCGACGATCCGCACCAGTTCCAGCAATGGGTGTGCTGGCATGTCGGCGGGTATCCGCGCGACAAGAAGGGCGGCGACAAGGGTGTCGACGGCTGGTTCAACTATCTCGCCGAAGGGGGCCGGATCGGAACCGGGGTGATCAGCGTCAAGGCAGGCGACAACATCGGCCCCACGATGGTCCGCGACTTCGGTCGCGTCATGGAACGCGACAGGCATCGGTTCGGGCTGTTCGTGCTGAAGTCACGACCGACCCGCGGGATGCGCGACGAGGCGGCGTCGCAGCCGATGATCGAGACCGAGTTCGGTCGTTTCCCGGCGCTCCAGTTCGTAACGCTGCCCGAACTTTTCGACGGTATCCAGCCCCGGCTGCCGCCGCTGATCAGCCCCATGAGAAAGGCCGCACGGGTCGAGATGCGCACCAGCCATCAGCCGGGCGCGCAGGGCAGCCTGCTCTGACCCGCTTGGCCTGCCGCATCCCTGATCCGCCCGGACCTGCGTCATGCAACCGAACCTCTCCTCGCGCGTTCGATACAAACCCGTAACAACATGGGAGAGATGCCATGCGTGCGTACGCGTTCGGAATGATCGCGGCGGCGACGCTCGTCGCCGGCTGCAGCGATTACGACGGCTATGGCGGGGGCCCTGGCTATGCCAGCGATCGAAGCTATCGCTACTATGACTGGAACCGGCCCGATCCCAGCTACGGCGGCTATTATGCCAACCGCTACTATCGCGACGACCGCCGCTACCGCGAGCGCCGCCTCGGCCGCAACGACCGTATCTACGTCGGCGAGGATGGCCGTTATTATTGCCGACGTTCGGACGGCACTACCGGTCTGATCGTCGGCGGCATCGCCGGCGGGGCGCTCGGCGCCGCGCTCACCTCGGGCCGCTCGGAGACGCTGGGCGTGCTGCTCGGCGCCGCCGGAGGTGCGCTGGCGGGACGCGAGATCGACCGCGACAACGTCCGTTGCCGCTGAGCTGACGAAGGGAGCGCGCGCATGGCCCGCCGCAGCGACCGCACCCGTTCATCCCGGCTCACCACCGCGGCGATCGGCGCGGGGCTGATCGGAGCCGGCGCGCTCGCCTTCGCGTGGTGGCGCAGGAACGCCACCGGCGGCATCTTCGGCACGCCGGAGCCGGACGGGACCGAGCTCGACCTCGCCGTGCGCGACGGGCACCCGGCGCCCGATCTTGACCTTGATCGTCCCCGTCCCGGACCGCGCGATCGTGCCCCCGACGCGTTCCGGCCGGACGGGGACGCTCCCGTGCCGCCGGAGGAACGCGACGCGCTCCGGCCCGCGCTCGCCCGGCCGGACAGGCAGCTCGCCGATAGCCCGCCTCGTCCGGCGCCGGGTTGATCGGCTGCGACCGGCATCCTGGTCATGGCGCTGTCGTCAGCGCTCCCTATCTAGCGGATCTCAGCAGCAAGAGGAGACGCACGATGACGACGCGCACCGCCACCGCCCGCTACGAGGGCTTCGGCAAGGACGGCAAAGGACAGCTCACGTCCGCATCGGGCGTGCTCGACGGGACGCCCTACAGCTTCAACACCCGGTTCGGCGACGAGAAGGGCACCAATCCCGAGGAGCTGATCGCCGCCGCCCACGCCGGCTGCTTCACCATGGCGCTGAGCTTCGCGCTGGCGCGGGCCGGCTACAGCGAGGGTAGCCTGGAAACCAAAGCGTCGGTCAAGCTGGAGCAGGACGGCGGCGGTTTCACCATCACCCGCTCGGACCTCGAGCTCACCGCGCATGTGCCCGGTATCGATCC
Coding sequences within it:
- a CDS encoding DNA methyltransferase — its product is MEIANHLFYGDNLDVLREHIPDESVDLIYLDPPFNSNAGYNVLFKAANGAGADASIQAFDDTWTWGDGSKEALLDIAAGTNRALQVMMEAMHAAIGENPLMAYLAMMAVRLVELHRVLKPTGSLYLHCDPTASHYLKLVLDAVFGGENFVNEIIWKRSDSKNDVGQGARHFGRVNDTILFYQKSDRRIWNPQFTALDETYIAKFYRYADPDGRRWKLDNMLGPGGAAKGNPEYEVMGVKRFWRYSRERMEELIAAGRVIQTKPGNVPMYKRYLDESKGTSVTTNWSDISMIRGWSAEKLGYPTQKPRALLERIISASSNPGDVVLDPFCGCGTAVDAAQKLGRRWIGIDVTHIAIGMIEDRMRSAYPGISFETVGVPRDLASAEKLATDDPHQFQQWVCWHVGGYPRDKKGGDKGVDGWFNYLAEGGRIGTGVISVKAGDNIGPTMVRDFGRVMERDRHRFGLFVLKSRPTRGMRDEAASQPMIETEFGRFPALQFVTLPELFDGIQPRLPPLISPMRKAARVEMRTSHQPGAQGSLL
- a CDS encoding glycine zipper 2TM domain-containing protein, which codes for MRAYAFGMIAAATLVAGCSDYDGYGGGPGYASDRSYRYYDWNRPDPSYGGYYANRYYRDDRRYRERRLGRNDRIYVGEDGRYYCRRSDGTTGLIVGGIAGGALGAALTSGRSETLGVLLGAAGGALAGREIDRDNVRCR
- a CDS encoding OsmC family protein, translating into MTTRTATARYEGFGKDGKGQLTSASGVLDGTPYSFNTRFGDEKGTNPEELIAAAHAGCFTMALSFALARAGYSEGSLETKASVKLEQDGGGFTITRSDLELTAHVPGIDPEEFARLAAEAEANCPVSKLLKAEITLNHHLA